One Coffea eugenioides isolate CCC68of unplaced genomic scaffold, Ceug_1.0 ScVebR1_3493;HRSCAF=4715, whole genome shotgun sequence genomic window carries:
- the LOC113757968 gene encoding (+)-neomenthol dehydrogenase-like isoform X2: protein MAESPMNIQKRYAVVTGANKGIGFEICRQLASQGITVVLTARDEKRGLDAFHKLKATDGLSGDLLFQQLDVADPSSVAAIAEFVKTQLGRLDILVNNAGVGGSIVDSEALKASTVGPDFDWKKIITETYELSAECLQINYYGAKRMIEAFLPLLQLSPSPRIVNVSSSMGRLMNVPNEWAKGIFRDVDNLTEERVDEVLNEYLKDFKEGLLEANDWPIAYTLAKASMNAYTRIVAGKFPRFKVNCVCPGYVKTDITFNCGILTVEEGAESPVMLALLPDDGPSGVFFFRKGLSSFE from the exons ATGGCAGAATCCCCCATGAATATCCAGAAAAG GTATGCAGTTGTGACAGGGGCAAACAAAGGAATAGGATTTGAGATATGCAGGCAGTTAGCTTCTCAAGGAATCACTGTGGTGTTGACTGCCAGAGATGAGAAGCGGGGACTTGATGCCTTTCACAAACTTAAAGCGACTGATGGTCTTTCTGGTGATCTTCTCTTTCAGCAGCTTGACGTTGCTGATCCATCTAGTGTTGCTGCCATTGCTGAATTCGTCAAGACTCAGCTTGGAAGGCTTGATATCTTG GTGAATAATGCTGGGGTTGGGGGATCCATTGTTGATAGTGAAGCTCTAAAGGCTAGT ACAGTGGGGCCTGACTTTGACTGGAAGAAGATAATCACGGAGACATATGAGTTATCAGCAGAATGCTTGCAAATAAACTACTATGGTGCAAAAAGAATGATTGAAGCCTTCCTTCCACTTCTCCAACTATCTCCATCACCAAGAATTGTAAATGTATCTTCATCCATGGGGAGGTTAATG AACGTACCTAATGAATGGGCTAAAGGAATCTTCAGGGATGTTGATAACCTCACAGAAGAGAGGGTGGATGAGGTACTAAATGAATATCTCAAAGACTTCAAAGAGGGCTTGCTTGAAGCCAATGACTGGCCTATAGCGTACACCCTAGCTAAAGCGAGCATGAATGCTTACACAAGAATTGTTGCTGGAAAGTTTCCTAGGTTCAAGGTGAATTGTGTCTGTCCCGGCTATGTGAAAACAGATATAACCTTCAATTGTGGCATATTGACGGTAGAAGAAGGTGCTGAATCTCCAGTGATGCTAGCTTTACTGCCCGATGATGGTCCTTCTGGCGTGTTCTTTTTCCGCAAGGGATTGTCAtcttttgaatga
- the LOC113757966 gene encoding (+)-neomenthol dehydrogenase-like, whose translation MAEAITSHAQNRCAVVTGGNKGIGFEICKQLASQGILVVLTARDVKKGNEAFEKLKDSGLSENVVFHQLDVVEPASIASLVDFIESHFGKLDILVNNAGAAGLMVEGDVSIIKEIIMADDLKVAGQEVPEIKADAKLIQTYDLAEGSLQTNYYGVKQMIEAFIPLLQLSSSPRIVNVSSLMGRLELLSHQWAIEVLSDGESLTEERVDKVVTEFLKDFKDGTAEAKCWPATFTAYKVSKAAINAYTRILAKKYPTICINCVCPGYCKTDITCNTGFSTAAEGAEGSVKLALLPDGGPSGLFFSRKEVTTY comes from the exons ATGGCAGAAGCAATCACCAGCCATGCACAAAACAG GTGTGCCGTGGTTACAGGGGGAAACAAAGGAATAGGATTTGAAATATGCAAACAGTTGGCATCTCAAGGAATCCTAGTTGTGTTAACTGCCAGGGATGTAAAGAAAGGCAATGAAGCTTTTGAGAAGCTCAAGGATTCTGGCCTCTCTGAAAATGTTGTCTTCCATCAGCTTGATGTTGTGGAACCAGCTAGTATTGCTTCCCTTGTAGATTTCATCGAATCCCACTTTGGAAAACTAGATATCTTG GTTAACAATGCAGGAGCTGCAGGACTAATGGTTGAAGGAGATGTTTCCATTATTAAAGAGATAATTATGGCGGATGATCTAAAAGTTGCAGGTCAA GAAGTACCTGAGATAAAAGCAGATGCAAAACTCATTCAGACATATGATTTGGCTGAAGGGAGTCTGCAAACTAACTACTATGGTGTAAAACAGATGATTGAAGCATTCATTCCGCTCTTGCAGTTATCTTCTTCGCCTAGAATTGTAAATGTATCCTCTCTCATGGGAAGGCTGGAG TTATTATCCCACCAATGGGCTATAGAGGTGCTAAGCGACGGCGAAAGCCTGACAGAAGAGAGAGTGGATAAGGTGGTAACTGAATTTCTCAAGGACTTCAAGGATGGCACTGCAGAAGCTAAATGTTGGCCTGCAACTTTCACAGCATATAAAGTCTCCAAAGCAGCAATTAATGCGTACACAAGGATTCTGGCCAAGAAATACCCAACTATCTGCATCAATTGCGTTTGTCCAGGCTACTGCAAAACAGATATAACCTGCAATACAGGATTTTCTACTGCTGCAGAAGGTGCTGAAGGTTCTGTAAAGCTTGCATTATTGCCTGACGGTGGCCCTTCTGGCTTGTTCTTCTCAAGAAAGGAGGTGACAACTTATTGa
- the LOC113757968 gene encoding (+)-neomenthol dehydrogenase-like isoform X1 produces MAESPMNIQKSFDRYAVVTGANKGIGFEICRQLASQGITVVLTARDEKRGLDAFHKLKATDGLSGDLLFQQLDVADPSSVAAIAEFVKTQLGRLDILVNNAGVGGSIVDSEALKASTVGPDFDWKKIITETYELSAECLQINYYGAKRMIEAFLPLLQLSPSPRIVNVSSSMGRLMNVPNEWAKGIFRDVDNLTEERVDEVLNEYLKDFKEGLLEANDWPIAYTLAKASMNAYTRIVAGKFPRFKVNCVCPGYVKTDITFNCGILTVEEGAESPVMLALLPDDGPSGVFFFRKGLSSFE; encoded by the exons ATGGCAGAATCCCCCATGAATATCCAGAAAAG TTTTGACAGGTATGCAGTTGTGACAGGGGCAAACAAAGGAATAGGATTTGAGATATGCAGGCAGTTAGCTTCTCAAGGAATCACTGTGGTGTTGACTGCCAGAGATGAGAAGCGGGGACTTGATGCCTTTCACAAACTTAAAGCGACTGATGGTCTTTCTGGTGATCTTCTCTTTCAGCAGCTTGACGTTGCTGATCCATCTAGTGTTGCTGCCATTGCTGAATTCGTCAAGACTCAGCTTGGAAGGCTTGATATCTTG GTGAATAATGCTGGGGTTGGGGGATCCATTGTTGATAGTGAAGCTCTAAAGGCTAGT ACAGTGGGGCCTGACTTTGACTGGAAGAAGATAATCACGGAGACATATGAGTTATCAGCAGAATGCTTGCAAATAAACTACTATGGTGCAAAAAGAATGATTGAAGCCTTCCTTCCACTTCTCCAACTATCTCCATCACCAAGAATTGTAAATGTATCTTCATCCATGGGGAGGTTAATG AACGTACCTAATGAATGGGCTAAAGGAATCTTCAGGGATGTTGATAACCTCACAGAAGAGAGGGTGGATGAGGTACTAAATGAATATCTCAAAGACTTCAAAGAGGGCTTGCTTGAAGCCAATGACTGGCCTATAGCGTACACCCTAGCTAAAGCGAGCATGAATGCTTACACAAGAATTGTTGCTGGAAAGTTTCCTAGGTTCAAGGTGAATTGTGTCTGTCCCGGCTATGTGAAAACAGATATAACCTTCAATTGTGGCATATTGACGGTAGAAGAAGGTGCTGAATCTCCAGTGATGCTAGCTTTACTGCCCGATGATGGTCCTTCTGGCGTGTTCTTTTTCCGCAAGGGATTGTCAtcttttgaatga